Proteins encoded in a region of the Oxyura jamaicensis isolate SHBP4307 breed ruddy duck chromosome 10 unlocalized genomic scaffold, BPBGC_Ojam_1.0 oxy10_random_OJ61, whole genome shotgun sequence genome:
- the PRC1 gene encoding protein regulator of cytokinesis 1 isoform X1 — MRKSEVLAAEAVSCLNRALAALRDIWEEIGISEEQRLERTDVVKKHIKSLLDMMVAEEESLKERLLKSIALCRKELDSLCRELHLDPFEAEEESTILQMEKDLRTRVEVMLKQKRDRKQELKALQEQDRDLCDILCTSPFGIDSNAVPSLEELDRYRRHLASLSAEKERRREEFVSIKRQVILCMEELDHTPDTSFERDVVCEDEEAFCLSTDNIAALQNLLQQLEARRSLNEAVCVELRSRIAALWERLQVPVEERESFAVHMTGSRAKTRKALQLEVDRLEELKLQNMKSVIQAIRVELAEYWDKCFYSQEQREAFSPYYDDDYTETLLQLHDAEVGKVKNYYETHKELFEAVQKWEENWKLFLELERKTTDPNRFANRGGSLLREEKQRAKLQKILSKLQEELESRVQAWEQEHEDAFLVKGQQFMEYVTEQWQLYRMEKEKEKQERHLKKSRQIEAEMMYGSTPRTPIKRRVLAPHTPGKVRKLNGTSISSATPNSTVRSAFGATLFHSPTSRLPPSGGKQLAQARTPSRVAVKPPRPGHRERNKENVSQLNGTTLSGGCTPTAPAQRNYSVNSVASTYSEFARELSKASRCDTSSRVLNSTTTNAYC; from the exons ATGAGGAAGAG CGAGGTGCTGGCGGCCGAGGCCGTGTCGTGCCTGAACCGCGCGCTGGCGGCGCTGCGGGACATCTGGGAGGAGATCGGCATCTCCGAGGAGCAGCGCCTCGAGCGCACCGACGTCGTCAAGAAGCACATCAAG AGCCTGCTGGACATGATGGTGGCGGAGGAGGAGAGCCTGAAGGAGCGGCTCCTGAAGAGCATCGCCCTGTGCCGCAAGGAGCTGGACTCCCTCTGCCGGGAGCTGCACCTGGACCCCTTCGAG gcagaggaggaaagcaCCATCCTGCAGATGGAGAAGGATTTACGCACCCGTGTGGAAGTGATGCTAAAACAGAAGAGGGACAGGAAGCAGGAGCTGAAAGCTCTGCAAGAACAAGACCGAGACCTGTGCGACATCCTCTGCACGTCCCCATTTGGCATTGACAGCAATGCCGTGcccagcctggaggagctggaccGCTACCGGCGCCACTTGGCCTCCCTGAGCGCTGAGAAG GAGCGAAGGCGAGAGGAGTTTGTCAGTATCAAGCGGCAAGTCATCCTCTGCATGGAGGAGCTGGACCACACTCCGGACACGAGCTTTGAGCGGGATGTGGTGTGTGAGGATGAGGAAGCCTTCTGCTTGTCCACAGACAACATTGCTGCCCTGCAGAACCTGCTGCAGCAG CTGGAAGCCCGGCGGTCCCTGAACGAAGCCGTGTGCGTGGAGCTGCGATCCAGAATCGCTGCGCTTTGGGAAAGGCTGCAGGTGCCTGTGGAGGAGAGAGAGTCCTTTGCAGTGCACATGACTGGATCCAGAGCCAAAACCAGGAAAGCT CTGCAGTTAGAAGTGGACCGTCTGGAGGAACTGAAGCTGCAGAACATGAAGTCTGTGATCCAGGCAATCCGGGTAGAGCTGGCCGAGTACTGGGATAAATGCTTCTacagccaggagcagagagaaGCTTTCAGCCCCTATTATGATG ATGACTATACAGAgaccctgctccagctccacgATGCTGAGGTGGGGAAGGTGAAAAACTACTACGAAACACACAAGGAGCTGTTTGAAGCTGTCCAGAAATGGGAGGAGAACTGGAAGCTGTTCCTGGAGCTAGAG AGGAAAACAACTGACCCCAACCGCTTTGCCAACCGTGGGGGGAGCCTGCtgagagaagagaagcagagagcaaagctgCAGAAGATACTTTCCAAG ctgcaggaggagctggagagcagGGTCCAGGCCTGGGAGCAGGAGCATGAGGATGCTTTCCTGGTGAAGGGGCAGCAATTCATGGAGTACGTGACGGAGCAGTGGCAGCTGTACCGcatggagaaagagaaggagaaacaggAGCGG CACCTGAAGAAAAGCCGCCAGATTGAGGCAGAGATGATGTATGGGAGCACCCCACGGACACCCATCAAGCGTCGAGTGCTCGCCCCACACACGCCTGGCAAAGTAAGGAAG CTCAATGGCACTTCCATCTCCAGCGCCACCCCCAACAGCACTGTTCGTTCGGCCTTCGGGGCAACTCTCTTCCACTCACCGACATCTCGGCTGCCGCCCTCTGGAGGGAAG CAGCTTGCTCAGGCTCGGACCCCCAGCCGTGTGGCTGTGAAGCCCCCCCGGCCCGGACACAGGGAGCGGAACAAGGAGAACGTGTCGCAGCTGAACGGAACCACCCTGAGCGGTGGGTGcacccccacagcccctgcccagcgTAACTACAGCGTTAATTCTGTTGCCAGCACCTATTCTGAGTTTGCG CGCGAACTTTCAAAGGCTTCCAGGTGTGACACCAGCTCCCGCGTCCTGaactccaccaccaccaacgCCTACTGCTGA
- the PRC1 gene encoding protein regulator of cytokinesis 1 isoform X5, with protein sequence MRKSEVLAAEAVSCLNRALAALRDIWEEIGISEEQRLERTDVVKKHIKSLLDMMVAEEESLKERLLKSIALCRKELDSLCRELHLDPFEAEEESTILQMEKDLRTRVEVMLKQKRDRKQELKALQEQDRDLCDILCTSPFGIDSNAVPSLEELDRYRRHLASLSAEKERRREEFVSIKRQVILCMEELDHTPDTSFERDVVCEDEEAFCLSTDNIAALQNLLQQLEARRSLNEAVCVELRSRIAALWERLQVPVEERESFAVHMTGSRAKTRKALQLEVDRLEELKLQNMKSVIQAIRVELAEYWDKCFYSQEQREAFSPYYDDDYTETLLQLHDAEVGKVKNYYETHKELFEAVQKWEENWKLFLELERKTTDPNRFANRGGSLLREEKQRAKLQKILSKLQEELESRVQAWEQEHEDAFLVKGQQFMEYVTEQWQLYRMEKEKEKQERHLKKSRQIEAEMMYGSTPRTPIKRRVLAPHTPGKVRKLNGTSISSATPNSTVRSAFGATLFHSPTSRLPPSGGKQLAQARTPSRVAVKPPRPGHRERNKENVSQLNGTTLSGGCTPTAPAQRNYSRELSKASRCDTSSRVLNSTTTNAYC encoded by the exons ATGAGGAAGAG CGAGGTGCTGGCGGCCGAGGCCGTGTCGTGCCTGAACCGCGCGCTGGCGGCGCTGCGGGACATCTGGGAGGAGATCGGCATCTCCGAGGAGCAGCGCCTCGAGCGCACCGACGTCGTCAAGAAGCACATCAAG AGCCTGCTGGACATGATGGTGGCGGAGGAGGAGAGCCTGAAGGAGCGGCTCCTGAAGAGCATCGCCCTGTGCCGCAAGGAGCTGGACTCCCTCTGCCGGGAGCTGCACCTGGACCCCTTCGAG gcagaggaggaaagcaCCATCCTGCAGATGGAGAAGGATTTACGCACCCGTGTGGAAGTGATGCTAAAACAGAAGAGGGACAGGAAGCAGGAGCTGAAAGCTCTGCAAGAACAAGACCGAGACCTGTGCGACATCCTCTGCACGTCCCCATTTGGCATTGACAGCAATGCCGTGcccagcctggaggagctggaccGCTACCGGCGCCACTTGGCCTCCCTGAGCGCTGAGAAG GAGCGAAGGCGAGAGGAGTTTGTCAGTATCAAGCGGCAAGTCATCCTCTGCATGGAGGAGCTGGACCACACTCCGGACACGAGCTTTGAGCGGGATGTGGTGTGTGAGGATGAGGAAGCCTTCTGCTTGTCCACAGACAACATTGCTGCCCTGCAGAACCTGCTGCAGCAG CTGGAAGCCCGGCGGTCCCTGAACGAAGCCGTGTGCGTGGAGCTGCGATCCAGAATCGCTGCGCTTTGGGAAAGGCTGCAGGTGCCTGTGGAGGAGAGAGAGTCCTTTGCAGTGCACATGACTGGATCCAGAGCCAAAACCAGGAAAGCT CTGCAGTTAGAAGTGGACCGTCTGGAGGAACTGAAGCTGCAGAACATGAAGTCTGTGATCCAGGCAATCCGGGTAGAGCTGGCCGAGTACTGGGATAAATGCTTCTacagccaggagcagagagaaGCTTTCAGCCCCTATTATGATG ATGACTATACAGAgaccctgctccagctccacgATGCTGAGGTGGGGAAGGTGAAAAACTACTACGAAACACACAAGGAGCTGTTTGAAGCTGTCCAGAAATGGGAGGAGAACTGGAAGCTGTTCCTGGAGCTAGAG AGGAAAACAACTGACCCCAACCGCTTTGCCAACCGTGGGGGGAGCCTGCtgagagaagagaagcagagagcaaagctgCAGAAGATACTTTCCAAG ctgcaggaggagctggagagcagGGTCCAGGCCTGGGAGCAGGAGCATGAGGATGCTTTCCTGGTGAAGGGGCAGCAATTCATGGAGTACGTGACGGAGCAGTGGCAGCTGTACCGcatggagaaagagaaggagaaacaggAGCGG CACCTGAAGAAAAGCCGCCAGATTGAGGCAGAGATGATGTATGGGAGCACCCCACGGACACCCATCAAGCGTCGAGTGCTCGCCCCACACACGCCTGGCAAAGTAAGGAAG CTCAATGGCACTTCCATCTCCAGCGCCACCCCCAACAGCACTGTTCGTTCGGCCTTCGGGGCAACTCTCTTCCACTCACCGACATCTCGGCTGCCGCCCTCTGGAGGGAAG CAGCTTGCTCAGGCTCGGACCCCCAGCCGTGTGGCTGTGAAGCCCCCCCGGCCCGGACACAGGGAGCGGAACAAGGAGAACGTGTCGCAGCTGAACGGAACCACCCTGAGCGGTGGGTGcacccccacagcccctgcccagcgTAACTACAGC CGCGAACTTTCAAAGGCTTCCAGGTGTGACACCAGCTCCCGCGTCCTGaactccaccaccaccaacgCCTACTGCTGA
- the PRC1 gene encoding protein regulator of cytokinesis 1 isoform X7, whose product MRKSEVLAAEAVSCLNRALAALRDIWEEIGISEEQRLERTDVVKKHIKSLLDMMVAEEESLKERLLKSIALCRKELDSLCRELHLDPFEAEEESTILQMEKDLRTRVEVMLKQKRDRKQELKALQEQDRDLCDILCTSPFGIDSNAVPSLEELDRYRRHLASLSAEKERRREEFVSIKRQVILCMEELDHTPDTSFERDVVCEDEEAFCLSTDNIAALQNLLQQLEARRSLNEAVCVELRSRIAALWERLQVPVEERESFAVHMTGSRAKTRKALQLEVDRLEELKLQNMKSVIQAIRVELAEYWDKCFYSQEQREAFSPYYDDDYTETLLQLHDAEVGKVKNYYETHKELFEAVQKWEENWKLFLELERKTTDPNRFANRGGSLLREEKQRAKLQKILSKLQEELESRVQAWEQEHEDAFLVKGQQFMEYVTEQWQLYRMEKEKEKQERHLKKSRQIEAEMMYGSTPRTPIKRRVLAPHTPGKVRKLNGTSISSATPNSTVRSAFGATLFHSPTSRLPPSGGKLAQARTPSRVAVKPPRPGHRERNKENVSQLNGTTLSARTFKGFQV is encoded by the exons ATGAGGAAGAG CGAGGTGCTGGCGGCCGAGGCCGTGTCGTGCCTGAACCGCGCGCTGGCGGCGCTGCGGGACATCTGGGAGGAGATCGGCATCTCCGAGGAGCAGCGCCTCGAGCGCACCGACGTCGTCAAGAAGCACATCAAG AGCCTGCTGGACATGATGGTGGCGGAGGAGGAGAGCCTGAAGGAGCGGCTCCTGAAGAGCATCGCCCTGTGCCGCAAGGAGCTGGACTCCCTCTGCCGGGAGCTGCACCTGGACCCCTTCGAG gcagaggaggaaagcaCCATCCTGCAGATGGAGAAGGATTTACGCACCCGTGTGGAAGTGATGCTAAAACAGAAGAGGGACAGGAAGCAGGAGCTGAAAGCTCTGCAAGAACAAGACCGAGACCTGTGCGACATCCTCTGCACGTCCCCATTTGGCATTGACAGCAATGCCGTGcccagcctggaggagctggaccGCTACCGGCGCCACTTGGCCTCCCTGAGCGCTGAGAAG GAGCGAAGGCGAGAGGAGTTTGTCAGTATCAAGCGGCAAGTCATCCTCTGCATGGAGGAGCTGGACCACACTCCGGACACGAGCTTTGAGCGGGATGTGGTGTGTGAGGATGAGGAAGCCTTCTGCTTGTCCACAGACAACATTGCTGCCCTGCAGAACCTGCTGCAGCAG CTGGAAGCCCGGCGGTCCCTGAACGAAGCCGTGTGCGTGGAGCTGCGATCCAGAATCGCTGCGCTTTGGGAAAGGCTGCAGGTGCCTGTGGAGGAGAGAGAGTCCTTTGCAGTGCACATGACTGGATCCAGAGCCAAAACCAGGAAAGCT CTGCAGTTAGAAGTGGACCGTCTGGAGGAACTGAAGCTGCAGAACATGAAGTCTGTGATCCAGGCAATCCGGGTAGAGCTGGCCGAGTACTGGGATAAATGCTTCTacagccaggagcagagagaaGCTTTCAGCCCCTATTATGATG ATGACTATACAGAgaccctgctccagctccacgATGCTGAGGTGGGGAAGGTGAAAAACTACTACGAAACACACAAGGAGCTGTTTGAAGCTGTCCAGAAATGGGAGGAGAACTGGAAGCTGTTCCTGGAGCTAGAG AGGAAAACAACTGACCCCAACCGCTTTGCCAACCGTGGGGGGAGCCTGCtgagagaagagaagcagagagcaaagctgCAGAAGATACTTTCCAAG ctgcaggaggagctggagagcagGGTCCAGGCCTGGGAGCAGGAGCATGAGGATGCTTTCCTGGTGAAGGGGCAGCAATTCATGGAGTACGTGACGGAGCAGTGGCAGCTGTACCGcatggagaaagagaaggagaaacaggAGCGG CACCTGAAGAAAAGCCGCCAGATTGAGGCAGAGATGATGTATGGGAGCACCCCACGGACACCCATCAAGCGTCGAGTGCTCGCCCCACACACGCCTGGCAAAGTAAGGAAG CTCAATGGCACTTCCATCTCCAGCGCCACCCCCAACAGCACTGTTCGTTCGGCCTTCGGGGCAACTCTCTTCCACTCACCGACATCTCGGCTGCCGCCCTCTGGAGGGAAG CTTGCTCAGGCTCGGACCCCCAGCCGTGTGGCTGTGAAGCCCCCCCGGCCCGGACACAGGGAGCGGAACAAGGAGAACGTGTCGCAGCTGAACGGAACCACCCTGAGCG CGCGAACTTTCAAAGGCTTCCAGGTGTGA
- the PRC1 gene encoding protein regulator of cytokinesis 1 isoform X4 gives MRKSEVLAAEAVSCLNRALAALRDIWEEIGISEEQRLERTDVVKKHIKSLLDMMVAEEESLKERLLKSIALCRKELDSLCRELHLDPFEAEEESTILQMEKDLRTRVEVMLKQKRDRKQELKALQEQDRDLCDILCTSPFGIDSNAVPSLEELDRYRRHLASLSAEKERRREEFVSIKRQVILCMEELDHTPDTSFERDVVCEDEEAFCLSTDNIAALQNLLQQLEARRSLNEAVCVELRSRIAALWERLQVPVEERESFAVHMTGSRAKTRKALQLEVDRLEELKLQNMKSVIQAIRVELAEYWDKCFYSQEQREAFSPYYDDDYTETLLQLHDAEVGKVKNYYETHKELFEAVQKWEENWKLFLELERKTTDPNRFANRGGSLLREEKQRAKLQKILSKLQEELESRVQAWEQEHEDAFLVKGQQFMEYVTEQWQLYRMEKEKEKQERHLKKSRQIEAEMMYGSTPRTPIKRRVLAPHTPGKLNGTSISSATPNSTVRSAFGATLFHSPTSRLPPSGGKLAQARTPSRVAVKPPRPGHRERNKENVSQLNGTTLSGGCTPTAPAQRNYSVNSVASTYSEFARELSKASRCDTSSRVLNSTTTNAYC, from the exons ATGAGGAAGAG CGAGGTGCTGGCGGCCGAGGCCGTGTCGTGCCTGAACCGCGCGCTGGCGGCGCTGCGGGACATCTGGGAGGAGATCGGCATCTCCGAGGAGCAGCGCCTCGAGCGCACCGACGTCGTCAAGAAGCACATCAAG AGCCTGCTGGACATGATGGTGGCGGAGGAGGAGAGCCTGAAGGAGCGGCTCCTGAAGAGCATCGCCCTGTGCCGCAAGGAGCTGGACTCCCTCTGCCGGGAGCTGCACCTGGACCCCTTCGAG gcagaggaggaaagcaCCATCCTGCAGATGGAGAAGGATTTACGCACCCGTGTGGAAGTGATGCTAAAACAGAAGAGGGACAGGAAGCAGGAGCTGAAAGCTCTGCAAGAACAAGACCGAGACCTGTGCGACATCCTCTGCACGTCCCCATTTGGCATTGACAGCAATGCCGTGcccagcctggaggagctggaccGCTACCGGCGCCACTTGGCCTCCCTGAGCGCTGAGAAG GAGCGAAGGCGAGAGGAGTTTGTCAGTATCAAGCGGCAAGTCATCCTCTGCATGGAGGAGCTGGACCACACTCCGGACACGAGCTTTGAGCGGGATGTGGTGTGTGAGGATGAGGAAGCCTTCTGCTTGTCCACAGACAACATTGCTGCCCTGCAGAACCTGCTGCAGCAG CTGGAAGCCCGGCGGTCCCTGAACGAAGCCGTGTGCGTGGAGCTGCGATCCAGAATCGCTGCGCTTTGGGAAAGGCTGCAGGTGCCTGTGGAGGAGAGAGAGTCCTTTGCAGTGCACATGACTGGATCCAGAGCCAAAACCAGGAAAGCT CTGCAGTTAGAAGTGGACCGTCTGGAGGAACTGAAGCTGCAGAACATGAAGTCTGTGATCCAGGCAATCCGGGTAGAGCTGGCCGAGTACTGGGATAAATGCTTCTacagccaggagcagagagaaGCTTTCAGCCCCTATTATGATG ATGACTATACAGAgaccctgctccagctccacgATGCTGAGGTGGGGAAGGTGAAAAACTACTACGAAACACACAAGGAGCTGTTTGAAGCTGTCCAGAAATGGGAGGAGAACTGGAAGCTGTTCCTGGAGCTAGAG AGGAAAACAACTGACCCCAACCGCTTTGCCAACCGTGGGGGGAGCCTGCtgagagaagagaagcagagagcaaagctgCAGAAGATACTTTCCAAG ctgcaggaggagctggagagcagGGTCCAGGCCTGGGAGCAGGAGCATGAGGATGCTTTCCTGGTGAAGGGGCAGCAATTCATGGAGTACGTGACGGAGCAGTGGCAGCTGTACCGcatggagaaagagaaggagaaacaggAGCGG CACCTGAAGAAAAGCCGCCAGATTGAGGCAGAGATGATGTATGGGAGCACCCCACGGACACCCATCAAGCGTCGAGTGCTCGCCCCACACACGCCTGGCAAA CTCAATGGCACTTCCATCTCCAGCGCCACCCCCAACAGCACTGTTCGTTCGGCCTTCGGGGCAACTCTCTTCCACTCACCGACATCTCGGCTGCCGCCCTCTGGAGGGAAG CTTGCTCAGGCTCGGACCCCCAGCCGTGTGGCTGTGAAGCCCCCCCGGCCCGGACACAGGGAGCGGAACAAGGAGAACGTGTCGCAGCTGAACGGAACCACCCTGAGCGGTGGGTGcacccccacagcccctgcccagcgTAACTACAGCGTTAATTCTGTTGCCAGCACCTATTCTGAGTTTGCG CGCGAACTTTCAAAGGCTTCCAGGTGTGACACCAGCTCCCGCGTCCTGaactccaccaccaccaacgCCTACTGCTGA
- the PRC1 gene encoding protein regulator of cytokinesis 1 isoform X3, whose amino-acid sequence MRKSEVLAAEAVSCLNRALAALRDIWEEIGISEEQRLERTDVVKKHIKSLLDMMVAEEESLKERLLKSIALCRKELDSLCRELHLDPFEAEEESTILQMEKDLRTRVEVMLKQKRDRKQELKALQEQDRDLCDILCTSPFGIDSNAVPSLEELDRYRRHLASLSAEKERRREEFVSIKRQVILCMEELDHTPDTSFERDVVCEDEEAFCLSTDNIAALQNLLQQLEARRSLNEAVCVELRSRIAALWERLQVPVEERESFAVHMTGSRAKTRKALQLEVDRLEELKLQNMKSVIQAIRVELAEYWDKCFYSQEQREAFSPYYDDDYTETLLQLHDAEVGKVKNYYETHKELFEAVQKWEENWKLFLELERKTTDPNRFANRGGSLLREEKQRAKLQKILSKLQEELESRVQAWEQEHEDAFLVKGQQFMEYVTEQWQLYRMEKEKEKQERHLKKSRQIEAEMMYGSTPRTPIKRRVLAPHTPGKLNGTSISSATPNSTVRSAFGATLFHSPTSRLPPSGGKQLAQARTPSRVAVKPPRPGHRERNKENVSQLNGTTLSGGCTPTAPAQRNYSVNSVASTYSEFARELSKASRCDTSSRVLNSTTTNAYC is encoded by the exons ATGAGGAAGAG CGAGGTGCTGGCGGCCGAGGCCGTGTCGTGCCTGAACCGCGCGCTGGCGGCGCTGCGGGACATCTGGGAGGAGATCGGCATCTCCGAGGAGCAGCGCCTCGAGCGCACCGACGTCGTCAAGAAGCACATCAAG AGCCTGCTGGACATGATGGTGGCGGAGGAGGAGAGCCTGAAGGAGCGGCTCCTGAAGAGCATCGCCCTGTGCCGCAAGGAGCTGGACTCCCTCTGCCGGGAGCTGCACCTGGACCCCTTCGAG gcagaggaggaaagcaCCATCCTGCAGATGGAGAAGGATTTACGCACCCGTGTGGAAGTGATGCTAAAACAGAAGAGGGACAGGAAGCAGGAGCTGAAAGCTCTGCAAGAACAAGACCGAGACCTGTGCGACATCCTCTGCACGTCCCCATTTGGCATTGACAGCAATGCCGTGcccagcctggaggagctggaccGCTACCGGCGCCACTTGGCCTCCCTGAGCGCTGAGAAG GAGCGAAGGCGAGAGGAGTTTGTCAGTATCAAGCGGCAAGTCATCCTCTGCATGGAGGAGCTGGACCACACTCCGGACACGAGCTTTGAGCGGGATGTGGTGTGTGAGGATGAGGAAGCCTTCTGCTTGTCCACAGACAACATTGCTGCCCTGCAGAACCTGCTGCAGCAG CTGGAAGCCCGGCGGTCCCTGAACGAAGCCGTGTGCGTGGAGCTGCGATCCAGAATCGCTGCGCTTTGGGAAAGGCTGCAGGTGCCTGTGGAGGAGAGAGAGTCCTTTGCAGTGCACATGACTGGATCCAGAGCCAAAACCAGGAAAGCT CTGCAGTTAGAAGTGGACCGTCTGGAGGAACTGAAGCTGCAGAACATGAAGTCTGTGATCCAGGCAATCCGGGTAGAGCTGGCCGAGTACTGGGATAAATGCTTCTacagccaggagcagagagaaGCTTTCAGCCCCTATTATGATG ATGACTATACAGAgaccctgctccagctccacgATGCTGAGGTGGGGAAGGTGAAAAACTACTACGAAACACACAAGGAGCTGTTTGAAGCTGTCCAGAAATGGGAGGAGAACTGGAAGCTGTTCCTGGAGCTAGAG AGGAAAACAACTGACCCCAACCGCTTTGCCAACCGTGGGGGGAGCCTGCtgagagaagagaagcagagagcaaagctgCAGAAGATACTTTCCAAG ctgcaggaggagctggagagcagGGTCCAGGCCTGGGAGCAGGAGCATGAGGATGCTTTCCTGGTGAAGGGGCAGCAATTCATGGAGTACGTGACGGAGCAGTGGCAGCTGTACCGcatggagaaagagaaggagaaacaggAGCGG CACCTGAAGAAAAGCCGCCAGATTGAGGCAGAGATGATGTATGGGAGCACCCCACGGACACCCATCAAGCGTCGAGTGCTCGCCCCACACACGCCTGGCAAA CTCAATGGCACTTCCATCTCCAGCGCCACCCCCAACAGCACTGTTCGTTCGGCCTTCGGGGCAACTCTCTTCCACTCACCGACATCTCGGCTGCCGCCCTCTGGAGGGAAG CAGCTTGCTCAGGCTCGGACCCCCAGCCGTGTGGCTGTGAAGCCCCCCCGGCCCGGACACAGGGAGCGGAACAAGGAGAACGTGTCGCAGCTGAACGGAACCACCCTGAGCGGTGGGTGcacccccacagcccctgcccagcgTAACTACAGCGTTAATTCTGTTGCCAGCACCTATTCTGAGTTTGCG CGCGAACTTTCAAAGGCTTCCAGGTGTGACACCAGCTCCCGCGTCCTGaactccaccaccaccaacgCCTACTGCTGA
- the PRC1 gene encoding protein regulator of cytokinesis 1 isoform X2, with protein sequence MRKSEVLAAEAVSCLNRALAALRDIWEEIGISEEQRLERTDVVKKHIKSLLDMMVAEEESLKERLLKSIALCRKELDSLCRELHLDPFEAEEESTILQMEKDLRTRVEVMLKQKRDRKQELKALQEQDRDLCDILCTSPFGIDSNAVPSLEELDRYRRHLASLSAEKERRREEFVSIKRQVILCMEELDHTPDTSFERDVVCEDEEAFCLSTDNIAALQNLLQQLEARRSLNEAVCVELRSRIAALWERLQVPVEERESFAVHMTGSRAKTRKALQLEVDRLEELKLQNMKSVIQAIRVELAEYWDKCFYSQEQREAFSPYYDDDYTETLLQLHDAEVGKVKNYYETHKELFEAVQKWEENWKLFLELERKTTDPNRFANRGGSLLREEKQRAKLQKILSKLQEELESRVQAWEQEHEDAFLVKGQQFMEYVTEQWQLYRMEKEKEKQERHLKKSRQIEAEMMYGSTPRTPIKRRVLAPHTPGKVRKLNGTSISSATPNSTVRSAFGATLFHSPTSRLPPSGGKLAQARTPSRVAVKPPRPGHRERNKENVSQLNGTTLSGGCTPTAPAQRNYSVNSVASTYSEFARELSKASRCDTSSRVLNSTTTNAYC encoded by the exons ATGAGGAAGAG CGAGGTGCTGGCGGCCGAGGCCGTGTCGTGCCTGAACCGCGCGCTGGCGGCGCTGCGGGACATCTGGGAGGAGATCGGCATCTCCGAGGAGCAGCGCCTCGAGCGCACCGACGTCGTCAAGAAGCACATCAAG AGCCTGCTGGACATGATGGTGGCGGAGGAGGAGAGCCTGAAGGAGCGGCTCCTGAAGAGCATCGCCCTGTGCCGCAAGGAGCTGGACTCCCTCTGCCGGGAGCTGCACCTGGACCCCTTCGAG gcagaggaggaaagcaCCATCCTGCAGATGGAGAAGGATTTACGCACCCGTGTGGAAGTGATGCTAAAACAGAAGAGGGACAGGAAGCAGGAGCTGAAAGCTCTGCAAGAACAAGACCGAGACCTGTGCGACATCCTCTGCACGTCCCCATTTGGCATTGACAGCAATGCCGTGcccagcctggaggagctggaccGCTACCGGCGCCACTTGGCCTCCCTGAGCGCTGAGAAG GAGCGAAGGCGAGAGGAGTTTGTCAGTATCAAGCGGCAAGTCATCCTCTGCATGGAGGAGCTGGACCACACTCCGGACACGAGCTTTGAGCGGGATGTGGTGTGTGAGGATGAGGAAGCCTTCTGCTTGTCCACAGACAACATTGCTGCCCTGCAGAACCTGCTGCAGCAG CTGGAAGCCCGGCGGTCCCTGAACGAAGCCGTGTGCGTGGAGCTGCGATCCAGAATCGCTGCGCTTTGGGAAAGGCTGCAGGTGCCTGTGGAGGAGAGAGAGTCCTTTGCAGTGCACATGACTGGATCCAGAGCCAAAACCAGGAAAGCT CTGCAGTTAGAAGTGGACCGTCTGGAGGAACTGAAGCTGCAGAACATGAAGTCTGTGATCCAGGCAATCCGGGTAGAGCTGGCCGAGTACTGGGATAAATGCTTCTacagccaggagcagagagaaGCTTTCAGCCCCTATTATGATG ATGACTATACAGAgaccctgctccagctccacgATGCTGAGGTGGGGAAGGTGAAAAACTACTACGAAACACACAAGGAGCTGTTTGAAGCTGTCCAGAAATGGGAGGAGAACTGGAAGCTGTTCCTGGAGCTAGAG AGGAAAACAACTGACCCCAACCGCTTTGCCAACCGTGGGGGGAGCCTGCtgagagaagagaagcagagagcaaagctgCAGAAGATACTTTCCAAG ctgcaggaggagctggagagcagGGTCCAGGCCTGGGAGCAGGAGCATGAGGATGCTTTCCTGGTGAAGGGGCAGCAATTCATGGAGTACGTGACGGAGCAGTGGCAGCTGTACCGcatggagaaagagaaggagaaacaggAGCGG CACCTGAAGAAAAGCCGCCAGATTGAGGCAGAGATGATGTATGGGAGCACCCCACGGACACCCATCAAGCGTCGAGTGCTCGCCCCACACACGCCTGGCAAAGTAAGGAAG CTCAATGGCACTTCCATCTCCAGCGCCACCCCCAACAGCACTGTTCGTTCGGCCTTCGGGGCAACTCTCTTCCACTCACCGACATCTCGGCTGCCGCCCTCTGGAGGGAAG CTTGCTCAGGCTCGGACCCCCAGCCGTGTGGCTGTGAAGCCCCCCCGGCCCGGACACAGGGAGCGGAACAAGGAGAACGTGTCGCAGCTGAACGGAACCACCCTGAGCGGTGGGTGcacccccacagcccctgcccagcgTAACTACAGCGTTAATTCTGTTGCCAGCACCTATTCTGAGTTTGCG CGCGAACTTTCAAAGGCTTCCAGGTGTGACACCAGCTCCCGCGTCCTGaactccaccaccaccaacgCCTACTGCTGA